Within the bacterium genome, the region GCGACGAGGACAGACCCGCCGACGAACCGTGGAAAACCAGAGCGCGGCCCTCCTGGCTGGTGCCATTCGTGAAACGGGACTGGCCGACGATCACGTCGTCATAGCCGTCGTTGTTCACGTCGCCGGCGCCGGAAACGGCGATGCCGAAGGAGGATTGGGCTTGATCGCCCTCGGCCGTCCACGCGAGAGCAGCGCCGTTGCCGGCTCCATGAAAGGCGTAGGCCCGTCCCTCGCCGGCCTGGTCATTTGTAAAATAGGGCGCGCCGGCGATCACATCGTCGTAGCCGTCGCCGTTGATATCGCCCGCGCCCGACACCGACGTGCCGAAATACGCGTAGGCCTGGTTGCTCGCGTAGGTAAACGACCAGGAATTCACGGTGCCAAGATCGTTGGCCCCGAAAAAGACAAAAACCGCGCCTTCGGACCCTTCGGGCGAGGTGAAGGCCGGGGCGCCGACAACCACGTCGTCGTATCCGTCGGCGTTCACGTCGCCCGCGCCGGATACCGAAGCGCCGAATTGGGTCTGCGTCGTGGTGTATTCGTAGCTCCAACCCGAAGCCATGCCCGCGGCGCCGCCCGTAAATACGATCGCCTTTCCGCGAAACGACGACCAACGCGGGGCGCCGACGATCACGTCGTCGTAACCATCCCCGTTCATGTCGCCGGCGCCGGACACCGAAGCGCCAAACCAACTGTACTCGCTTTCTGTGTTTCCAAACGTGTAGGCGGGCGAACCTGATACACCCGTTGCGGAACCGAGAAAAACATACGCGCGCCCCTGTTCGGTCGCGGTATCCGTGTAGCGCGAAGCGCCCACAACCACATCGTCGTAGCCGTCCGCATTGACGTCGCCCGCGCCGGTCACGGAAATGCCAAGGTTCGCGTTCGCCTGGTCGGATTCGTACATCCAGGCCGGTGCCGCGCCGAGCCCCGGATCGATCGCGACGGGATACGCCGCGTTCGCGTCGTCGACGATCAGCCGGATCGCGTCGGGCGCGGTCCACTCCATCCACGCTTCGAGTTCGACGCCGTTCGCGTCCCACACGGCGAGGCCCGAATAACGCAGCACGTCGCCCGCGCGGTCCGCGAACAAAATCCCGGAGCCATCGTCATTGACGCGTCCCGCAAGCCCCGAATCGACGCGCCCTTCGACGACGAGGAATCCGTCACCGCCAGGGTTCTCGAAGATCTCGAAGCCCTGCTCGAGGCCGCCCGCGCGGTTGGCGTACCACTCGGAGTGCGTCGCGCGTTCGTACGCGACTTGCGAAAGGCAGGCGTCGTCAAAGCCGAACCGCGGCGGAAGGTCGCATTCGCCCTCGATGGGCGCGACCGGTTCGACGGCATCCAGGGCGTCCTCGCGGCCGACGCCCGCCGTCGTCCATGCCCACGCGTGCTCCGCGCGGTGCCGCTTCGCCGTCACCGAAATGCCGAGCGCGTCCATCTCGATCGCGATTCGCTGCGCCGGATTGTAGCCCGCGAATCGATCACCCTCGGCGTTCAGGCGGTATTGCTCCGTGTCGATCCGGGCGGCGATATCGCCGGCCCCGTCGCCGGTCCAAGAGGAGGCGGATTCGAGCGCCCCGGATTCCGGAGCGGGCGAATCACGCGGCTCATCCACGCAGGATGCAAACAGCACAACCGCACAAAAAATGGCCATAACAACGCACGCGGTTCGGCTCATGGATCGCTACCCTCCTGTTCGCCGCAGCCCCCGCGCACGTCCACGCACCCACGGACCACGATTGAGTCGGC harbors:
- a CDS encoding integrin alpha; this translates as MSRTACVVMAIFCAVVLFASCVDEPRDSPAPESGALESASSWTGDGAGDIAARIDTEQYRLNAEGDRFAGYNPAQRIAIEMDALGISVTAKRHRAEHAWAWTTAGVGREDALDAVEPVAPIEGECDLPPRFGFDDACLSQVAYERATHSEWYANRAGGLEQGFEIFENPGGDGFLVVEGRVDSGLAGRVNDDGSGILFADRAGDVLRYSGLAVWDANGVELEAWMEWTAPDAIRLIVDDANAAYPVAIDPGLGAAPAWMYESDQANANLGISVTGAGDVNADGYDDVVVGASRYTDTATEQGRAYVFLGSATGVSGSPAYTFGNTESEYSWFGASVSGAGDMNGDGYDDVIVGAPRWSSFRGKAIVFTGGAAGMASGWSYEYTTTQTQFGASVSGAGDVNADGYDDVVVGAPAFTSPEGSEGAVFVFFGANDLGTVNSWSFTYASNQAYAYFGTSVSGAGDINGDGYDDVIAGAPYFTNDQAGEGRAYAFHGAGNGAALAWTAEGDQAQSSFGIAVSGAGDVNNDGYDDVIVGQSRFTNGTSQEGRALVFHGSSAGLSSSPDWTKESDSVNAQAQFGASVSGAGDVNADGYDDVIVGAWLYNNGHSAEGRADLFSGSSTGAETSPAWMFESDKINARFGASVADAGDVNGDGYADVIVGAYQYANGQSSEGRAFVFQGCVVCPTTTTTTTTTTTTTTTTTTTTT